The following are encoded together in the Pleurocapsa sp. FMAR1 genome:
- a CDS encoding peptidase domain-containing ABC transporter — MTNTNTNTTKIVEQFLSLVPQFNRLSPEAISSIAPKLKPLRFGVGKVMIMREKMQGQVAIISEGEVRLLGYDPRTKMPTTLDKLKPGQMIGWVNLARSLPCETAMASTEVVCLALDNEYFLSLIERYPQLAEEYKYKPAKVEIFDLLGIQLEQQAQGDWDLAEYAEKMTEVAQVYYLPPGEHELNSGLGQPLKDPDLIWLVSGGGAIKEYPVGSRLELSNDRQTIGVSGSQPARLISIPKEYWFDGENETSVFDETFGKTLDGFAIVPRLDLDDTNFDEAEGLGEGYTFQEEEEVVNSGTKEYPFVAAKTTLEIGVACFQMLSKYFGMPFRKEVIKRVLKEQLDRTPNLSLPLCGAVSELMGLNPQLINIPAQAITRLEGPSLVVWQDSLAIIYEHSETELVIAVPELGLRRYKPEDFIATWGEGGEVLLLKKTKETPQERFGINWFLPALQKYKRVLIEVFIASFFVQLFQLANPLMIQVIIDKVISQNSPSTLGYLIFFLVVINIFEALLTTLRTYLFVDTTNRIDLTLGSEIIDHLLRLPLRYFERRPVGEISTRVNELEKIRQFLTGTALTVVLDCIFSVIYVVVMFLYSPLLTAVTLSIIPVFIALTLIFSPTIRQQLRTKAERNAETQSYLVEILTGIQTVKAQNIELRSRWKWQERYARYISTGFKTVVTSTLAKSASDFLNKLSRVVIIGLGAYLVLDGKLTLGQLIAFRIIGGYVTSPVLRLATLWQNFQETALSLERLADIVDNPEEGEADRNNIPMPAIKGKVKYDDLSFRFKNTGPLQLKNVTTEFEAGTFVAIVGESGAGKSTMTKLLSRLYEPEGGRILIDGYDINRVELYSIRRQIGVVPQETLLFEGTILDNIALTNPDATTEEIIAAAQIAAAHDFIMTLSNGYNTRVGERGSSLSGGQRQRIAIARTILQAPAMMVLDEATSALDFSTEQEVSRNLKEALKGRTVFFITHRLGTIKNADTIVMMDAGSIVERGTHEELMALKGRYCYLYQQQESSV; from the coding sequence ATGACCAATACAAACACCAATACTACCAAAATTGTCGAACAATTTCTCTCTTTAGTTCCGCAATTTAACCGACTTTCACCTGAAGCTATTTCTAGCATTGCTCCAAAACTCAAACCGCTACGGTTTGGAGTGGGTAAGGTAATGATCATGCGGGAAAAAATGCAGGGACAAGTAGCTATTATCTCAGAAGGAGAAGTAAGGCTACTTGGTTATGACCCCCGCACTAAAATGCCTACTACTTTAGATAAGCTCAAACCAGGACAGATGATTGGTTGGGTTAATTTAGCCAGAAGCTTGCCGTGCGAAACAGCAATGGCTAGTACTGAAGTTGTGTGTCTGGCTTTAGACAACGAGTATTTTTTGAGCCTTATTGAGCGATATCCCCAGCTAGCAGAAGAATACAAATATAAACCTGCTAAGGTAGAAATTTTTGATTTACTGGGTATTCAGCTAGAACAACAGGCTCAAGGAGATTGGGATCTAGCCGAATATGCGGAGAAGATGACGGAAGTTGCTCAGGTGTATTATTTACCTCCTGGGGAACACGAGCTTAATTCTGGACTGGGACAGCCTTTAAAAGATCCTGATTTAATTTGGTTGGTGAGTGGCGGTGGAGCGATCAAAGAATACCCTGTTGGTAGTCGCCTGGAATTAAGCAATGATCGTCAAACTATTGGTGTTAGTGGTAGCCAACCAGCCCGTCTTATTTCAATTCCCAAAGAATATTGGTTCGATGGAGAAAATGAAACATCAGTATTTGACGAAACCTTTGGCAAGACTTTAGATGGTTTTGCAATTGTACCTCGTCTAGACTTAGATGATACGAACTTTGACGAAGCTGAAGGATTAGGAGAAGGATACACTTTTCAAGAGGAGGAAGAGGTCGTTAACTCAGGGACAAAAGAATATCCTTTTGTTGCTGCTAAAACTACCTTAGAAATAGGTGTTGCCTGTTTCCAAATGTTAAGTAAATATTTTGGAATGCCTTTTCGCAAAGAGGTAATCAAGCGTGTTTTAAAAGAACAGCTAGACAGAACACCAAATTTATCATTGCCTTTATGCGGTGCGGTTTCTGAGTTAATGGGACTCAATCCGCAGTTAATTAATATTCCTGCCCAGGCAATTACTCGTCTAGAAGGACCGAGTTTGGTAGTTTGGCAAGATAGCCTGGCAATAATCTATGAGCATAGCGAAACTGAATTAGTAATTGCCGTTCCTGAACTAGGTTTACGTCGTTATAAGCCTGAAGACTTTATCGCCACTTGGGGCGAAGGCGGAGAAGTTTTATTACTGAAAAAAACCAAGGAAACTCCCCAAGAAAGATTTGGGATCAATTGGTTTTTACCAGCTTTACAGAAATATAAGCGAGTTTTGATTGAAGTATTTATTGCTTCATTCTTTGTGCAGTTATTTCAACTAGCCAACCCTCTAATGATTCAGGTCATTATAGATAAGGTAATTAGTCAAAATAGTCCTAGTACATTAGGTTATCTAATTTTCTTCTTAGTTGTAATTAATATTTTTGAAGCACTGCTGACTACTTTGCGAACATATCTGTTTGTAGATACAACTAATCGGATCGATTTAACCCTGGGTTCGGAGATTATCGATCATTTACTGAGACTGCCCTTACGTTATTTTGAACGGCGACCAGTAGGAGAAATTTCGACTCGCGTTAACGAGCTAGAGAAAATTCGTCAGTTTTTGACAGGGACGGCCTTAACGGTAGTTTTAGACTGTATCTTCTCGGTAATCTATGTAGTGGTAATGTTCCTCTACAGTCCTTTGCTAACGGCGGTTACTTTATCAATTATCCCTGTTTTTATAGCTCTTACTTTAATATTCTCGCCCACAATTCGCCAACAGTTGAGAACTAAAGCTGAACGTAATGCGGAAACTCAGTCTTACTTAGTGGAGATCTTAACAGGAATTCAAACTGTTAAGGCACAAAATATTGAATTGCGATCGCGCTGGAAATGGCAAGAGAGATACGCTCGCTATATCTCGACTGGGTTTAAAACTGTAGTAACCTCCACCCTAGCTAAATCTGCCAGTGATTTTCTCAACAAGCTTTCTCGTGTGGTCATTATTGGCTTGGGTGCTTATTTGGTCTTGGATGGTAAGCTTACTCTGGGTCAATTAATCGCCTTTAGAATCATTGGTGGTTACGTAACTTCTCCTGTGTTACGTTTGGCGACTCTTTGGCAGAACTTCCAAGAAACGGCTTTATCTTTAGAACGTTTAGCTGATATTGTTGATAATCCTGAAGAAGGAGAAGCCGATCGCAACAACATTCCGATGCCTGCTATTAAGGGTAAAGTTAAATACGACGACCTTTCCTTCCGCTTTAAAAATACTGGTCCGCTTCAGCTTAAAAACGTGACTACAGAGTTTGAAGCTGGGACATTTGTGGCGATCGTCGGCGAGAGTGGTGCAGGCAAAAGTACCATGACTAAACTGCTATCTAGACTTTATGAGCCAGAAGGGGGAAGAATTTTAATTGACGGTTATGATATCAACCGCGTGGAGTTGTATTCTATTCGGCGTCAAATTGGTGTTGTTCCTCAAGAAACGCTTTTATTTGAAGGCACAATCTTGGATAATATTGCCTTGACCAACCCTGATGCTACTACCGAAGAAATAATCGCTGCTGCTCAAATTGCTGCTGCCCATGACTTTATTATGACTTTATCTAATGGTTATAACACTAGGGTAGGGGAGCGGGGTTCATCCCTATCTGGGGGACAAAGACAAAGAATTGCGATCGCTCGTACGATTTTGCAAGCCCCCGCCATGATGGTCTTAGATGAAGCAACTAGTGCCTTGGATTTTTCTACAGAACAAGAAGTCTCTCGTAATTTAAAAGAGGCTCTTAAAGGACGCACTGTATTCTTTATTACTCACCGTTTAGGCACAATCAAAAATGCTGACACGATTGTGATGATGGATGCAGGTTCAATTGTCGAGCGAGGTACTCACGAAGAACTCATGGCGTTAAAAGGGCGTTATTGCTATCTTTATCAGCAGCAAGAATCTTCGGTATAG
- a CDS encoding DUF3082 domain-containing protein has product MKETTPIKPVPNSDSHLEEKEDNVTPLKCFLSSIVSGGFTFAVYLLFNSIVQTYANKTITGTNPLVINITAAVRTLVMGTVAMATGIFGLVAVGLFLLGIQLVIQNLKKA; this is encoded by the coding sequence ATGAAGGAAACTACTCCAATTAAACCTGTTCCCAACTCCGATTCCCATCTAGAAGAAAAAGAAGATAATGTAACTCCCCTCAAATGTTTTTTATCCTCAATTGTTTCGGGAGGTTTTACTTTTGCTGTTTATCTATTGTTCAATTCCATTGTCCAAACTTATGCTAACAAGACAATTACTGGGACAAATCCTTTAGTTATCAATATCACGGCTGCGGTTAGAACCCTGGTAATGGGAACTGTGGCAATGGCAACTGGGATCTTTGGATTAGTCGCCGTAGGATTGTTTTTGTTGGGTATTCAGTTAGTCATTCAGAATCTTAAGAAAGCTTAG
- a CDS encoding peptidylprolyl isomerase: MSVVLEVDNQVYSAEDLVPLLSQYQMLPKLAQEILIDRLIAEVECTEEENTSTLNQFCQQNQLTSDEQVEDWLNKQGMSREQLQKLITKRLRLEKFKQVNCNDQVDAHFIKRKSQLDRVVYSLIRVERPEIAQELYFRIKDDENTFSALAMEYSQGTEAQTGGLIGPVEINAPHPKIAQILATCQPGQLIPPARVGEWIVIVRLENYLSAKLDSPMRQRMLDELFNQWINEVTKQKVSFLSSPVTS, encoded by the coding sequence ATGAGCGTAGTTTTAGAAGTAGATAATCAAGTTTATAGCGCCGAAGATTTAGTTCCGCTGCTAAGTCAGTACCAGATGCTACCTAAGCTGGCACAAGAAATTCTGATTGATCGACTAATTGCTGAGGTTGAGTGTACTGAAGAAGAAAATACCTCAACCCTTAATCAGTTTTGTCAACAAAATCAATTAACCTCAGACGAACAGGTGGAAGATTGGCTGAATAAACAGGGAATGAGCCGTGAGCAGTTGCAGAAGCTTATTACCAAAAGACTAAGACTTGAAAAGTTTAAGCAAGTTAATTGCAACGATCAGGTTGATGCCCATTTTATTAAACGCAAGTCGCAGCTCGATCGTGTCGTTTATTCTTTAATTCGGGTAGAAAGACCAGAAATAGCACAAGAACTATATTTCCGTATAAAAGATGACGAAAACACTTTTAGTGCGCTAGCAATGGAGTACTCCCAGGGTACAGAAGCTCAAACAGGCGGTTTAATTGGACCTGTAGAAATTAACGCTCCCCATCCTAAAATTGCTCAGATACTTGCTACTTGTCAACCAGGACAGCTAATTCCTCCAGCTCGCGTGGGTGAGTGGATTGTCATCGTCAGACTAGAAAATTATCTTTCGGCAAAGCTCGATTCTCCCATGCGACAAAGGATGCTAGACGAACTATTTAATCAATGGATCAATGAGGTAACCAAACAAAAAGTATCTTTCTTATCTAGTCCAGTCACTTCTTGA
- a CDS encoding (2Fe-2S) ferredoxin domain-containing protein → MQFPNKSPSPCSKSKILVCRGRSCRKYNSERVFANFKQDLPADFELISVGCLGQCGNGPMVFVESDQTWYSQVHPDEVPILIKKHLIEKSPVKAMLYPKFHSQE, encoded by the coding sequence ATGCAATTTCCTAATAAGTCACCGTCACCTTGCTCAAAATCGAAGATTTTAGTTTGTCGGGGGCGTAGCTGTCGTAAATATAATTCTGAGCGAGTATTTGCTAATTTTAAACAAGACTTACCAGCAGACTTTGAGCTAATTTCCGTCGGCTGTTTAGGGCAATGTGGTAATGGTCCTATGGTTTTTGTAGAATCAGACCAAACCTGGTATTCTCAAGTTCATCCTGATGAAGTACCCATCCTCATCAAAAAGCACCTAATCGAGAAATCTCCTGTTAAAGCGATGCTCTACCCTAAATTTCACTCTCAAGAATGA
- the aroF gene encoding 3-deoxy-7-phosphoheptulonate synthase, whose amino-acid sequence MIVVMKVGSPEAEIKRIELELQEWGLTPEKIVGKHKIVMGLVGDTASLDPLQIKEISPWIENVLRVEKPYKRTSLEFRNGEHSNVVVPTPSGKVTFGRNHPVVIIAGPCSVENETMIIETAKAVKAAGASFLRGGAYKPRTSPYSFQGHGESALDLLAAARDASGLGIITEVMDTADLDKVAEVADIVQVGARNMQNFPLLKKVGAQDKPVFLKRGMSATIDEWLMAAEYILAAGNSNVILCERGIRTFERKYARNTLDLAVVPVLRSLTHLPIAIDPSHGTGIAKYVPPMAKAAIAAGADSLMIEVHPNPAKALSDGPQSQTFEGFRDLMEELSVIGKAVGRWSELPIASI is encoded by the coding sequence GTGATTGTAGTAATGAAAGTCGGTTCTCCAGAAGCAGAAATTAAGAGAATAGAGTTGGAATTACAGGAGTGGGGACTAACACCAGAAAAGATTGTTGGTAAACATAAGATCGTCATGGGTTTAGTGGGTGATACAGCTTCTCTTGACCCTTTACAGATCAAAGAAATTAGCCCCTGGATTGAGAACGTTCTTAGGGTAGAAAAGCCTTATAAACGCACCAGCTTAGAATTTCGTAACGGAGAACATAGCAATGTTGTTGTGCCTACTCCTAGTGGAAAAGTTACTTTTGGACGTAATCATCCTGTAGTAATCATTGCAGGACCTTGTTCAGTAGAAAATGAAACCATGATTATTGAAACAGCTAAGGCGGTTAAAGCTGCTGGTGCTAGTTTTTTGCGTGGTGGTGCTTACAAACCCCGTACTTCTCCCTATTCTTTCCAAGGTCATGGAGAAAGTGCTTTAGACTTGTTAGCTGCTGCTAGAGACGCTAGTGGTTTGGGAATTATTACCGAGGTTATGGACACTGCCGATCTTGATAAAGTGGCAGAGGTTGCCGATATTGTCCAGGTTGGGGCGAGAAATATGCAGAATTTTCCTCTGTTAAAGAAAGTTGGCGCACAAGACAAGCCTGTATTTTTAAAGCGGGGTATGTCAGCAACTATTGATGAGTGGTTGATGGCAGCAGAGTATATTTTGGCTGCGGGTAATTCTAACGTGATTTTATGTGAGCGGGGGATTCGTACCTTTGAGCGTAAATATGCCCGTAACACTTTGGATTTGGCGGTAGTGCCTGTCTTACGCTCTCTGACTCATTTACCCATTGCGATCGATCCTAGTCATGGTACTGGTATTGCTAAATATGTTCCACCCATGGCAAAAGCGGCGATCGCCGCAGGAGCAGATTCTTTGATGATCGAAGTTCACCCTAACCCAGCCAAAGCCCTTTCAGATGGACCTCAATCTCAGACTTTTGAAGGTTTTCGAGATTTAATGGAAGAATTGAGCGTAATCGGGAAAGCCGTCGGGCGTTGGTCAGAATTGCCTATAGCTTCAATTTAA
- a CDS encoding REP-associated tyrosine transposase: MPNYRRVHIPGGTYFLTIVTYCRRPLFENFSNINLLRSAIAKVKTKLPFQITAAVVLPDHLHFLWQLPLNDYNYSQRISRLKVLFTRAYKAKNPANLEISPSRYKHRESDVWQRRFWEHSIRDEADLQKHLDYIHYNPVKHGLVSCPHLWSYSSFSHWVDKGKYTLNWGYTCGQKINKT; encoded by the coding sequence ATGCCTAACTATCGAAGAGTGCATATTCCAGGTGGCACATATTTTCTCACCATAGTTACCTATTGTCGTCGTCCATTATTTGAGAATTTTAGTAATATCAATCTTTTACGTAGTGCGATCGCCAAGGTTAAAACTAAGCTACCTTTTCAAATTACTGCTGCGGTGGTCTTACCAGATCATCTACATTTTCTTTGGCAATTACCCCTCAATGATTATAATTATTCTCAAAGAATATCCAGGTTGAAAGTATTATTCACCCGTGCTTACAAAGCCAAAAATCCAGCAAATCTCGAAATCTCCCCATCTCGTTATAAACATCGAGAAAGTGATGTCTGGCAAAGAAGATTTTGGGAACATTCAATTAGGGATGAAGCCGATCTGCAAAAGCATTTAGATTATATTCATTACAATCCCGTTAAACATGGATTGGTTTCTTGTCCTCATTTATGGTCATATTCTAGTTTTTCTCATTGGGTAGACAAAGGAAAATACACATTAAATTGGGGTTATACGTGCGGACAAAAAATTAACAAAACGTAG
- a CDS encoding ferrochelatase, with the protein MSHQSTVDEHHHHHESETNQRDRVAVLLMGYGEVESYKDFANYNEQALNLLTAKFAPVPTWIYPAIAKLLAIFDLHEWSHQHNNFISPHNAIFEEQRAGIEKELQATWGDKVKVFKAFNFCAPHLPEQVLAEIKEQGFDKILIYPLLVVDSIFTSGIAVEQVNKALANQAEGESHWLKNSRYIPSFFNKPDYVNLLAQMVEEKIEAELAQGHLASQIGIILMNHGCPHKAKGFTSGIYESQALYELVRERLIDKYPLISVGWLNHDTPLIEWTQPNVKLAAQNLLELGATSIVMMPIGFATENHETLLDVDHIIHNLQHKHSDVTFIRMPCVNDRPEFMQMAAEWANPQIEALLEESGMTVNPQLAKTQAAHSHHHHH; encoded by the coding sequence ATTTCACATCAATCTACCGTTGATGAACATCACCATCATCATGAATCAGAAACCAATCAAAGAGATCGCGTAGCCGTATTGTTAATGGGTTACGGCGAAGTTGAAAGCTACAAAGACTTTGCCAACTATAACGAACAGGCTCTTAATCTTTTGACAGCTAAGTTTGCTCCTGTACCTACCTGGATTTATCCTGCGATCGCTAAATTACTAGCGATTTTTGACCTACACGAATGGAGTCATCAACATAATAATTTTATTTCTCCCCACAACGCTATCTTTGAAGAGCAAAGAGCAGGAATTGAAAAAGAATTGCAAGCAACCTGGGGAGACAAGGTTAAAGTCTTCAAGGCATTTAACTTTTGCGCTCCTCATTTACCCGAACAAGTGTTGGCTGAGATAAAAGAGCAAGGATTCGACAAAATCCTCATTTATCCCTTGCTAGTAGTCGATTCTATCTTTACTAGTGGTATTGCGGTAGAGCAAGTCAACAAAGCTTTAGCCAACCAAGCCGAGGGAGAATCCCATTGGTTAAAGAATTCTCGCTATATTCCTTCTTTCTTCAACAAGCCAGACTATGTTAACCTGCTGGCGCAAATGGTAGAAGAAAAAATTGAGGCGGAATTAGCTCAAGGACATTTAGCTTCTCAAATTGGCATCATTTTGATGAATCATGGTTGTCCCCATAAAGCCAAAGGATTTACATCGGGAATTTACGAAAGCCAAGCTTTATATGAGTTAGTTCGAGAAAGGCTAATTGATAAATATCCTCTAATTTCTGTTGGCTGGCTCAACCACGACACCCCATTAATTGAGTGGACACAGCCTAATGTTAAATTGGCGGCACAGAATCTACTAGAATTGGGAGCAACATCAATAGTTATGATGCCCATTGGCTTTGCCACCGAAAACCATGAAACATTACTAGACGTAGATCATATTATTCACAATCTACAGCACAAGCATTCAGATGTAACCTTCATTCGGATGCCCTGCGTCAATGATCGCCCTGAATTTATGCAGATGGCAGCAGAGTGGGCAAATCCGCAAATTGAGGCTTTGCTTGAAGAATCTGGTATGACGGTTAATCCTCAGTTAGCTAAAACCCAGGCTGCTCATTCTCATCATCATCATCATTAA
- a CDS encoding glycosyltransferase family 2 protein, which produces MKKVEKPLVSVIIPTYNRANVIHRSISSAIKQSYQKIEIIIVDDASTDDTSQIIQQINDTRIIYICHQINLGGSEARNTGIKNAQGKFIAFLDSDDVWLPDKLQHQLAIISQHKCQDNLVCYTQFQKSSQIFYQRSILPAKSKQEQETTPEYFWLSGGEMLTSTLLVSRILASRTLFQTGLIKHQDLDFVIRLEKQGAKFIFVPQVLVIWHNEQRCDRISCQVNYQASLDWIQQYRQHISDDAYQGFLLKEIVPKMIKEPANQSIATNLIFQAWRKGIISPFYGLYLLLKSSIPHNYQQQIKKIIKPN; this is translated from the coding sequence ATGAAGAAAGTTGAAAAGCCTTTAGTTAGCGTCATTATACCAACCTACAACCGTGCTAACGTAATTCATAGGTCAATAAGTTCAGCTATCAAGCAGTCTTATCAAAAGATAGAAATTATCATAGTTGACGATGCCTCTACTGATGATACATCTCAAATTATTCAACAAATAAACGATACCAGGATTATCTATATCTGTCATCAGATTAATCTTGGTGGTTCAGAAGCCAGAAATACAGGTATTAAAAATGCTCAAGGAAAATTTATTGCTTTTCTTGATTCGGATGATGTATGGCTACCAGATAAATTGCAACATCAATTAGCTATTATTTCTCAACATAAATGCCAGGATAATTTGGTTTGTTATACTCAGTTTCAAAAAAGCTCTCAGATATTTTATCAGCGATCAATCTTGCCTGCCAAGAGTAAACAAGAACAAGAAACAACACCCGAATACTTTTGGCTATCTGGAGGGGAAATGTTAACTAGTACCTTATTAGTTTCTCGTATTTTAGCTAGCCGAACTTTATTTCAGACTGGATTAATTAAACATCAAGATTTAGACTTTGTAATTAGGTTGGAAAAACAAGGAGCAAAATTTATTTTTGTACCCCAAGTTTTAGTAATTTGGCATAATGAGCAAAGATGCGATCGCATTTCTTGCCAAGTTAACTATCAAGCTTCTCTTGATTGGATTCAGCAATATCGTCAGCACATTTCTGATGATGCTTATCAAGGCTTTTTACTCAAAGAAATTGTACCAAAAATGATTAAAGAACCAGCCAATCAATCTATCGCAACCAACCTAATTTTTCAAGCATGGCGAAAAGGCATTATTTCACCCTTCTATGGCTTATATTTACTACTTAAGTCGTCAATTCCTCATAATTATCAACAACAAATAAAAAAAATAATTAAACCAAATTAA